In Chitinophaga nivalis, a single genomic region encodes these proteins:
- a CDS encoding MFS transporter, with protein sequence MDATFPYPARWRALAVLLMGAFLSPLDFFIVNIALPAMREGLHASSSELQFIVTGYGAAYAVFVVTGGRLGDIYGRKRVFIIGMCVFTLTSAICAFAPNAGILIAARIVQGLSAAMLAPQVLSSIRVIFPAAEQPRAMGLFGATFGLASIAGQLCGGLLLEWHPFGLTWETVFLINIPIGIAAVILAMRFIPENRPEKRLRLDIPGVILISAALFLFIYPLIKGREAGWPLWVFICMALAIPVMLWFVRTEQRIIREGRDPLIYLQLFRDKRFLTGLTVIFLFNNTASFFMVYPVYLQSGFHWTVLQAGLAVLPYAAGFFIGPAVSAALARRFREKVLLIGLLLLSTGFLLSVPALWFQPLPGVVLYAALLCAGVGHGIVMPVIVRMVLAGIPVETAGLAAGVVSTTMQMGSALGVAVLGTVFFSVLPVTGSYASAFMVVLGLLGILEGVALSYSRKLIKMIQQ encoded by the coding sequence ATGGATGCAACCTTTCCATACCCCGCCAGGTGGCGGGCATTAGCGGTACTATTGATGGGCGCTTTTTTATCACCACTGGATTTTTTCATTGTCAATATAGCCTTGCCGGCGATGCGGGAAGGGCTACATGCCAGCAGCAGTGAGCTGCAGTTTATTGTTACCGGCTACGGTGCTGCATATGCTGTATTTGTGGTAACTGGTGGGCGTTTGGGCGATATTTACGGCAGGAAACGGGTATTTATCATCGGGATGTGTGTGTTTACGCTTACTTCTGCTATTTGTGCGTTTGCACCGAATGCAGGGATATTGATCGCCGCCCGTATTGTACAGGGGCTATCGGCCGCCATGCTGGCGCCACAGGTGTTATCTTCCATTCGGGTGATCTTTCCGGCAGCAGAACAACCCCGTGCGATGGGTTTGTTTGGTGCTACGTTCGGCCTGGCTTCCATTGCGGGGCAGCTATGTGGTGGCTTACTCCTGGAGTGGCATCCTTTCGGCCTGACCTGGGAAACCGTTTTCCTGATTAACATTCCAATAGGCATTGCCGCTGTGATACTGGCGATGCGTTTTATACCGGAAAATCGCCCTGAAAAAAGATTACGTCTGGATATACCGGGTGTGATACTCATCTCTGCGGCTTTATTCCTGTTTATTTATCCGCTGATCAAAGGGCGGGAAGCCGGTTGGCCGTTATGGGTATTCATTTGTATGGCCCTGGCTATTCCGGTTATGCTGTGGTTTGTTCGTACAGAACAACGCATCATCCGGGAAGGGCGGGATCCGCTCATCTATCTGCAGTTGTTCCGCGATAAGCGGTTTTTAACCGGCCTGACTGTTATCTTTCTGTTCAACAATACGGCTTCATTTTTTATGGTGTATCCTGTTTACCTGCAAAGTGGTTTTCATTGGACGGTGTTACAGGCTGGATTGGCCGTATTGCCTTATGCAGCAGGCTTTTTCATTGGCCCGGCTGTGAGTGCTGCGCTGGCACGCAGGTTTAGGGAGAAGGTGTTGTTAATCGGATTATTACTGCTGAGTACCGGCTTTTTGCTGTCGGTGCCGGCCTTGTGGTTCCAGCCGTTACCGGGTGTAGTACTATATGCTGCTTTATTATGTGCCGGTGTGGGACATGGTATTGTGATGCCGGTGATTGTACGGATGGTATTGGCCGGTATACCGGTAGAAACAGCGGGATTGGCCGCGGGGGTGGTGAGTACCACCATGCAAATGGGCAGTGCCTTGGGTGTCGCGGTTTTAGGGACGGTATTTTTTAGTGTATTACCGGTGACGGGTAGCTATGCATCCGCTTTTATGGTGGTACTGGGACTGCTGGGTATATTGGAAGGGGTAGCGCTATCTTATAGCCGGAAATTGATAAAAATGATACAACAATAA
- a CDS encoding AraC family transcriptional regulator, with protein MYTKETKQPFDLLLQEMDSWEALPYAHNFFELIYIREGKGSITVNNNSHAYTKENIFLLTPTDKYHFDIEDPTQFLFIRFTDLSFSRFEDETAHLEFCDWTKKTQYLFNNLQSKTGSLFRSEADAAFGNALLTAIVREYQQQEAGYQLVLRQSVTILLNILARNVSLGEPARLQKKTPKNDIIQIVGYIQQHIHAPELLKIKVMAAHFHFSQNYLGAYFRERTGESIQDYVINYKLKLVETRLAHSNMRISEIAEELHFTDESYLSRLFKKYRGMTPGAYRKMLAKV; from the coding sequence ATGTATACCAAGGAAACCAAACAGCCTTTTGATTTGCTCCTGCAAGAGATGGACAGCTGGGAAGCACTTCCCTATGCACATAATTTCTTTGAACTGATATATATCCGGGAAGGAAAAGGCAGCATTACTGTGAACAATAACAGTCATGCCTATACGAAAGAAAATATTTTTTTATTAACACCAACAGATAAATATCATTTTGATATAGAAGATCCCACTCAATTTTTATTTATCCGTTTTACAGACCTGTCTTTTTCCCGGTTTGAAGACGAAACAGCTCACCTGGAATTCTGTGACTGGACAAAAAAAACACAATATCTTTTTAACAACCTGCAGTCGAAAACAGGCTCGCTGTTCCGGAGTGAAGCGGATGCCGCCTTCGGCAACGCCCTGCTCACAGCCATTGTGCGGGAATACCAGCAACAGGAAGCAGGCTATCAGTTAGTACTCCGGCAATCTGTTACTATTCTGCTCAACATCCTGGCCCGTAACGTTTCCCTGGGGGAACCTGCCAGGCTGCAAAAGAAAACACCCAAGAACGATATCATACAGATCGTTGGTTACATCCAGCAACATATTCATGCGCCGGAATTACTTAAAATAAAAGTGATGGCGGCCCACTTTCATTTCTCCCAAAACTATCTGGGCGCCTATTTCCGGGAACGTACCGGCGAGAGCATACAGGACTATGTGATCAATTACAAACTGAAACTGGTGGAAACCAGGCTGGCACATAGTAATATGCGGATCAGTGAAATAGCGGAGGAGCTTCATTTTACAGATGAGAGCTATTTATCGCGCCTCTTCAAAAAGTATAGGGGCATGACACCGGGCGCCTACCGGAAAATGCTGGCAAAGGTGTAA
- the mgrA gene encoding L-glyceraldehyde 3-phosphate reductase → MQYTPATDRYDHMTYQRCGRSGIQLPALSLGLWHNFGSIDNFENGRSIIRHAFDKGITHFDLANNYGPQPGSAEENFGRILKKDFTGHLRDELIISTKAGYTMWPGPYGDKGSRKYLISSLDQSLRRMQLDYVDIFYSHRPDPDTPLEETMGALHSIVQQGKALYVGLSNYTAEQSEKAINLLKQLGTPCLIHQPKYSMFERWVENGLLDVLENHGVGCIPFSPLAQGLLTDRYLHGIPAGSRASRPSGFLQEKEITPEKIEQVKKLHELARHRGQSLAQMAIAWLLKDKRITTVLIGASSVAQLDDNLLALQQTAFTPAELQTIENILRNGA, encoded by the coding sequence ATGCAATACACCCCTGCGACAGACAGATACGATCACATGACTTACCAACGCTGCGGCAGGAGCGGCATACAACTACCCGCTCTGTCTCTCGGACTATGGCACAACTTCGGCTCTATCGATAATTTTGAAAACGGCCGCAGTATTATCCGTCATGCTTTTGATAAGGGTATTACCCATTTCGATCTCGCCAATAACTATGGCCCGCAACCCGGCAGTGCCGAAGAAAATTTCGGTCGTATCCTTAAAAAGGATTTTACCGGACACCTGCGGGATGAACTGATCATCTCCACCAAAGCAGGTTATACCATGTGGCCCGGCCCTTATGGCGACAAAGGCTCCCGGAAGTATCTCATTTCCAGCCTGGATCAAAGTCTGCGCCGGATGCAACTGGATTATGTAGATATTTTCTACTCCCACAGACCTGACCCGGACACCCCATTGGAAGAAACCATGGGCGCGCTGCACAGCATTGTACAACAAGGAAAGGCGCTCTATGTAGGGCTCTCCAACTATACTGCCGAACAAAGTGAAAAAGCCATCAACCTGTTAAAACAATTGGGTACACCCTGCCTGATACATCAGCCCAAATACAGTATGTTTGAGCGCTGGGTGGAAAATGGTTTACTGGATGTACTGGAAAATCATGGTGTAGGTTGTATTCCGTTTTCGCCGCTGGCACAAGGACTCCTCACCGATCGTTACCTGCATGGTATTCCTGCAGGATCACGTGCCAGCAGGCCTTCCGGATTTCTACAGGAAAAAGAGATTACACCGGAAAAAATTGAACAGGTAAAAAAACTGCATGAGCTAGCCCGGCATCGGGGACAATCTCTCGCACAGATGGCCATTGCCTGGTTGCTGAAAGATAAACGTATCACAACCGTGTTGATTGGCGCCAGTTCTGTTGCCCAACTGGACGACAACCTGCTGGCACTGCAACAAACTGCGTTTACGCCTGCTGAATTACAGACCATCGAAAATATTCTCCGCAACGGTGCGTAA
- a CDS encoding NADH:flavin oxidoreductase/NADH oxidase, producing the protein MTHLFSPLQLREVTLRNRIAVSPMCEYSSEDGFATDWHLVHLGSRAVGGAGLVLTEATAISPEGRISPQDLGIWKEEHLDMLQRITAFVESQGAVPGIQLAHAGRKASTLRPWDGTGLVAPADGGWQTVAPSAIPFKEDFPIPEALTETGIRKVLDDFQAATIRARKAGFKVVEIHAAHGYLLHNFLSPLSNTRTDAYGGSFDNRIRLLVQTVEAVREVWPEQYPLLVRISATDWAEGGWNLEESVKLAAVLKNKGVDLIDCSSGGLAAHQQIVAGPLYQTPFAAAIRRETGIATGAVGMITTAAEAASIIAEEQADLVLMARELLRDPYFPLRAAHELDDDSMQWPVQYERAKPRKVR; encoded by the coding sequence ATGACACATTTGTTCAGCCCTTTACAATTACGGGAAGTAACACTACGGAACCGTATTGCCGTGTCTCCTATGTGTGAGTATTCTTCTGAAGATGGTTTTGCTACCGACTGGCACCTGGTACACCTGGGAAGCCGGGCGGTAGGCGGCGCCGGCCTGGTGCTGACAGAAGCGACGGCCATATCACCGGAGGGCCGTATTTCTCCCCAGGACCTGGGTATCTGGAAGGAGGAACATCTGGATATGTTACAACGCATTACGGCCTTTGTGGAAAGTCAGGGTGCCGTACCGGGCATACAGCTGGCGCATGCCGGCCGGAAAGCCAGTACCCTGCGGCCCTGGGACGGAACAGGGCTGGTAGCGCCTGCCGATGGTGGCTGGCAGACAGTAGCCCCCAGCGCTATTCCTTTCAAGGAAGACTTTCCCATACCGGAAGCCCTCACGGAAACAGGCATACGTAAAGTACTGGATGATTTCCAGGCTGCTACCATACGTGCGCGCAAAGCCGGATTTAAAGTCGTAGAGATCCATGCGGCGCATGGTTACCTGTTGCATAATTTTTTATCTCCGCTCAGCAATACCCGCACGGATGCATATGGCGGCTCCTTCGACAACAGGATACGGCTGCTGGTGCAAACTGTGGAGGCGGTGCGGGAAGTATGGCCGGAGCAGTATCCGCTGCTGGTACGTATATCCGCTACCGATTGGGCCGAAGGAGGCTGGAACCTGGAGGAGTCCGTGAAGCTGGCGGCGGTGCTCAAAAATAAGGGCGTAGACCTGATCGACTGCTCTTCCGGCGGACTGGCCGCACATCAGCAGATTGTGGCGGGCCCGCTTTATCAGACACCTTTTGCCGCAGCCATTCGCCGGGAAACCGGTATCGCTACGGGTGCAGTAGGCATGATTACTACAGCTGCAGAAGCGGCATCCATCATTGCGGAAGAACAGGCCGATCTGGTACTGATGGCCCGTGAACTGCTGCGGGATCCTTATTTCCCATTACGGGCAGCACATGAACTGGATGACGACAGTATGCAATGGCCGGTGCAGTATGAAAGAGCGAAGCCCCGGAAAGTGCGGTAA